The genomic interval TCAGGGATGTTAATGTTTTCTTCATTTAAAACCTGTAAAGCTCCCAAAGCAGCATAATCTCCTGCTACATAAACAGCATCAGGTGTTTTTTCAAGTGATAATAAATACTTCATTTTAGCTCTACCATCCTCAGTTGTAAGACTACTTTCTATTAAAAGTTCATCATCTAAAGGTAGATTGTGATTTTTTATTGCATCAACATATCCTCTAATTCTATTATTATAAATCCGAGTACGTTTATAACCTCCAATATGAGCAATTCTTTTACAGCCTTGATTTACTAGGTGATCTATAATTACATGACTACTATCATAATCATCAATTCCAATATAATCAACATTTAAATCGTTTTCCCCACGATCAAATAGAATTAAAGGAATTCCTTTTGTTTTAATTTTCTCGTAATACTCTAAGTTAGTTGTTTCATTTGCCATAGAAGCAATAATTCCATCAACTTGAGTAAACAATAAAGTATCTATATTATTACATTCTTTTTGATACGACTCATTAGATTGGGTAATAATTATATTATAGCCTTCTTTATTTAAAACATCTTCAATATTTTCAATAACAGAAGAAAAGAAATTACTATTCGTTCTTGGAACAATTACGCCGACTAAATTACTTTTTCCACTTCGAAGAGCACTGGCTAAATGATTAGGTTGATAATTTAGATTTTTCGCAACTTGCTTTACTGCTTTTTTTGTTTTATCACTTATTCTAGAATCATTATGTAACGCTTTTGAAACAGCAGCAGCAGAAATGT from Lutibacter sp. Hel_I_33_5 carries:
- a CDS encoding LacI family DNA-binding transcriptional regulator encodes the protein MTKKKKSTIKDIANVLNISAAAVSKALHNDSRISDKTKKAVKQVAKNLNYQPNHLASALRSGKSNLVGVIVPRTNSNFFSSVIENIEDVLNKEGYNIIITQSNESYQKECNNIDTLLFTQVDGIIASMANETTNLEYYEKIKTKGIPLILFDRGENDLNVDYIGIDDYDSSHVIIDHLVNQGCKRIAHIGGYKRTRIYNNRIRGYVDAIKNHNLPLDDELLIESSLTTEDGRAKMKYLLSLEKTPDAVYVAGDYAALGALQVLNEENINIPEDIALVGFGNEPFTNMVTPRISSMKQHSEEIGRLAAQTFLKHIKSESISQTLNKQILNAELIIRDSSKRN